The DNA window TCAGAATGATAAATGCTGAAGGAGATAATCTTTCAGGTTTAATTATTGACTACTATAATGGAACTGCTGTAGTTCAGGCTCATTCTATTGGAATGTTCACTATTTTGAATACTATTTCAGAAATATTGAAAGATATTCTTCAGGAAAATCTGCTTGCAGTTTACAATAAAAGTAAATCCAGTTTGCCATATAAAGCTGATATTAAGCAAGATGATGCTCTTATTTTCGGTTCGCCAAACACAAATGAAGTCCTTGAGAATGGCAACAAATATTTTATTGATTGGGCAGAAGGGCAAAAAACCGGATTTTTCATAGACCAACGCGAAAACCGAAAACTTTTAGAATTTTATGCAAAAGAAAAATCTGTTTTAAACATGTTTTGCTACACCGGCGGTTTTTCAGTGGCTGCATTACAAAATGGAGCAGAATTAGTTCACTCGGTTGATAGTTCGAAAAAAGCCATTGAGCTTACCGATAAAAATATAGAACTCAACTTTCCTGATGCAAAAAATCATAAATCTTATTGCGAAGATGCTTTCAAATTCTTAGAGAACATTCAGGATAAATATGATGTAATTGTACTTGACCCACCTGCTTTTGCAAAACATCAAAAAGCCCTACACAATGCACTTCAAGGATACAAAAGGTTGAATCAAAAAGCTATTGAACAAATAAAACCGGGTGGTATTATTTTTACTTTTTCCTGCTCGCAAGCCGTGAGTAAAGAGAACTTTCGTAAATCGGTTTTTGTGGCAGCAGCAAATGCAGGAAGAAGTGTGAAAATTCTACATCAGCTTAGCCAACCTGTTGATCATCCAATAAATATTTTTCATCCTGAAGGAGAATATTTGAAAGGAATAGTTCTATATGTGGAATAGCATTTAGATCTAAGCTAAATAGACAATTTAACCAAAATTATTAGGACGGGAACTTCTTTAAGTGGACCAATAACTGTTGTAAAAATTTCGTAAGAATTTAAATAAAATCTACTAAGTTTTTTGGCTACCAAAACTTTAATTTTAAGTTAACTTTGTCACATAAAATAATGAAATGAAAGGGAAACTTATAATTTTTTCGGGACCTTCGGGAAGTGGAAAAACTTCAATAGTTAAATTTCTATTGTCGAAAAATCTTAATCTTAGTTTTTCGGTTTCGGCATGTAGCCGAGAAAAGCGTAAGAATGAAGTTCATGGGAAAGACTATCTTTTTATCTCTGTAAACGATTTTAAACAAAAAATTAATAACAAAGAATTTTTAGAATGGGAAGAGGTTTACGAGAATAATTTCTATGGAACTTTGAAATCGGAAGTAGAAAAAAATCTTGATACGGGCAAAAATGTGATTTTTGATATTGATGTAATTGGTGGTTTAAACATTAAGAAAATATACACAAACAGTGCTCTCACAATTTTTGTAAAACCTCCAAATATCGACGAATTAAAAAAAAGACTAATAAGTCGTTCTACCGAATCTGAAGAAAAACTGAATAAAAGAATTAGTAAGGCAAAATATGAAATTTCGTTTGCCGACAAATTCGATAAATTAATTATAAACGACAAACTAAATGAAGCTGAAGAAGAAGCCTTTGAAATAGTAAATCAATATCTATTTTGAAATTGGTTTTGCAAAATTGAAAAGACAATCTTAGAATATTAAACTATCAAAAAAATGAAAGTAGGCTTATATTTTGGCTCATTCAATCCTATCCATATTGGACATTTGGCTATTGCAAACTATATGGTCGAATTTTCGGACATTGATCAGCTCTGGTTTGTTATCAGTCCTCAGAATCCTTTTAAGAAAAAATCGAGCTTGCTTGCAGATTATCATCGCCTCGAATTGGTGAATCTTGCAATTGGCGATAGCAATATGCTGAAATCTTCGAACATTGAGTTTAAATTATCGCAACCTTCTTATACAATTGACACATTGGTTTTTCTTAAAGAAAAATATCCTGTTAAGAATTTTGTACTAATAATGGGTTCAGATGGAATTTCGACTTTTCATAAGTGGAAAAATTATACCGAGATTTTGAAACATCATCAAATTTATGTTTACCCCCGACCAAATTGCGATAATAGTAAAGCAGCCGAATATGGAATGAAAATAATTGATGCACCTCAAATTGAAATTTCATCGAGTTTTATTCGAAATTCCATTAAAAATGGAAAAGATGTTCGCTATTTTATGCCGACTAAAGTTTCAGAATATATAACTGAAATGCACTTTTTCTCAAGTTAATGGCAATAGGAAATGCCAGCTCAAAATAAAGTTAAACAAAAAACACTAATTGTCTTTATGGTAAGCTTCCACAATATCTTTCACAAGTGGGTGGCGCATATTGTCCTTTTCGTTGAAGTGGATAATTGAAATTCCTTTAATGGCTTTTAAAATTTTCAATGCTTTTATTAGACCAGATTGTTGTTTTTTTGGCAAATCAATTTGAGTAATATCTCCGTTGATTACAAATTTAGAATTCGAACCCATTCTTGTTAAGAACATTTTTATTTGATTCTCTGTTGTATTTTGAGCTTCATCGAGAATTACAAAAGCATTGTTTAAAGTACGCCCCCGCATATATGCCAATGGCGCAATTTGTATAACTTCATCTTCAATCATGTCGCGAAGTTTTCTCGAAGGAATCATATCGCGCAGTGCATCATATAAAGGTTGCAAATAAGGGTCAATTTTCTCTTTCATATCGCCAGGTAAAAAGCCCAAATTTTCACCCGCTTCAACTGCCGGGCGACTCAAAATTATTCGTTTCACCCAGCGGCTACGTAAAGCTCTTACTGCCAAAGCTATTGAAGTATAAGTCTTGCCTGTACCTGCCGGACCAATTGCAAAAATCATATCATTTTTTTGCTCCTGTTCTACAAGCAATTTCTGATTTTTTGTAGCAGCTCTAATTAATTTTCCATTGTTTCCGAAAAGTAAAACTTCATTATCAGAGTTTTGGCGAACTTCAATTTCATCAATATTTTCTGTCAAAATTCTTTCGAATTCGCTATTTGTCAAATTTGAATTATTACAATAGTGATTTATGATTATCTTGATTTTCTTTTCAAAATTATTTATTTCATTTTCATCGCCAAATAATTTCAGCTCCTCGCCACGTGCAATAATTTTTAGCTTTGGAAAAAATATCTTCATTCTTTCTAAACGAGAATTGTTTACACCGAGAAGTAACAAAGGATCAACTTCTTTTAAATAAATAATCTTTTCAATCATATTTAATATATTTCACTATTTTTGATTCCTACAAAGTAAATAAATTATTTTTAATACATATAAAATTGGCAAATAGAAGATTTTATGTTTTCAATCTATTTTTCAATCAAAAAGTAAATAATCTAAATAAAAGATGAATAAAAATTTACAAGCATTCGATAGATTACTTCAAATAATGGACGATTTACGAGCAAAATGCCCTTGGGACAAAACTCAAACTTTAGAAAGTCTGCGAACCTTAACAATAGAAGAAACATACGAACTTGCCGATGCCATTATCAGTAACAATATGACTGATATAAAGAAAGAACTTGGCGATTTGATGCTACATATAGTTTTTTATGCAAAAATTGGTTCGGAAACTAAGGATTTCGACATTTCGGATGTAATCAATTCTTTATGTGATAAGCTAATTTTTCGACATCCACACGTATATGGCAACACGGCTGTTGCTGATGCCGAAGAAGTAAAAGCAAACTGGGAGAAGTTAAAACTGCTGGAAAAAGGAGAAGTGAAAAATACAGTTTTGAGCGGTGTTCCAAAATCGCTTCCTGCCCTTGTTAAAGCAAACAGAATTCAGGATAAAGTTAGAGGAGTTGGCTTCGATTGGGAAGAAAAAGAGCAAATTTGGGAAAAGGTAGAAGAAGAATTTAACGAATTAAAGCAAGAAATTTTGGATCAAAATCAAGATAATATTGAATCAGAATTTGGCGATTTATTTTTCTCTCTTATAAATGCAGCCCGACTTTATAATATAAATCCGGAGAATGCTCTCGAAAGAACTAATCGAAAATTTATTAAACGATTTAATTATCTTGAGAAACAAACACTTACCAAAGGAATTTCGTTGCATGATATGACACTCGAACAAATGAACAAAATTTGGGACGATGCAAAAAAATATGATTAGTTCTAAAATTGAAACAATTCATATATTTTTTCAATTTTGTCGTATAAAATATTAACTTTGCTTATATCAATTTATTTAATTATTTGGAAATGAATGAAACTCGAACTAATAATGGAACAATATTAATAGTTGATGATATTTCAACCAATATTCAATTAATGACAACAGTTTTGGAGAGAGAAAATTTTGATGTAATCTCCACGACAAATTCCGAAGAAGCTATAGAAATCACAAAAAACAATGATATTGACCTGATATTATTAGATATTGTAATGCCAAATATAAATGGATTTCAATTATGTAAGAATATTAAAAGCCACGAAGCATCCTCTGATATCCCAATTATCTTTATTTCCGTATTGCCGTTTCCAGAAAATATTGTTAAAGGTTTTGAATTTGGAGGAGTAGATTATATAATTAAGCCCTACAACAAACAAGAATTTGTATTCAGAATAAAAACACATGTCAAACATAAGCAAGAAATTGCAAGACTGAAGCAAGAAATTGCAAAGCTAAAAAACCCATCCGCAAATAAATAATCACTTTTGGAAGGCCTTCTGTATATAGGAATAACTCAATCGCTATTCGCCTCATTTTTAATGATTAGCAAAAAAAACCGTCAGTTGTCTGACTATACTTTGTCTATTTGGCTTTTTCTTATTGCTATTCAATTGTCCTCTAATTTTTTAGGTTTAAAAATCGAAAAACTAAAATATCCGGAATTACTTTTGCTTAGAACCATTCCTTTCACTTACGGACCTTTTCTTTATGTCTATGCCAAGCTGCTAATTTCAGAAAAACCCAAATTCAATAATAAAAGCCTCCTTCACCTAATTCCTTTTTTCGTCTTTCTAATATTCTTTTTTAGTATAATCAAACAAAAAAATATTATAAATAATGTTATTGAAAGTTTTCAGGGAGGCAGCTTTTCAGCAATTCATTTTTCGTATGCAATTGCAATAATTATCAGCATTATTATTTATGTTTTTCTTACGATGAAGCTATTGCGAAAACACCGAAAAAATATCTTAAATCATTTTTCTATAAAGTCTGAAAAAACCAATCTTAATTGGTTGAGGACTATAGCAAACTGCTTTGGCTTAGCATATTTCCTTGCAATTTTAGTTAGGTTTTCTAATTTCTATTTCGATGTAAATAATCCGATTTTTAGCCCTGAATTTTTTCCCGTAATAGGCTTAACATTTTTTGCTTATGCTCTAAGCTTTTTTGGATTCAATCAGCCGTCAATTTTTGTAAATAAACGATACGAATTATTGCAAGAGATTAAGCTCCGAAGAATGGCAAATGCAGAAAAAGCTCAAAAACGAGAAACAAAATACGAAAAATCGGGATTGAAAGAAGTAGATGCTAAAAAGTATCTCTCAATGATTGAAAAATACATGGAAGAAAAAAAACCATACTTAGATGGAAATTTTACCATCGAAAATATGGCAAGAGATTTAGATATTCAGAAATACTACCTTACTCAAATTATTAACGAAAAGTTGAACAAAAATTTCTACACTTTCGTGAACGAATTTCGCGTAAATGAAGTGAAAAGAATGTTATTAGATAAAAACACCGGTAATTTTACACTGCTCGGTATTGCCTACGATTGCGGATTCAACTCAAAATCGGCATTTAACTCTATCTTTAAGAAAATTACAAACGAAACCCCATCGCAGTTTAAAAAAAGAAATTTGCCATCATAAGACAAGTTTTTGATTTTCTAATTGAAAAATCCTTTGAAATTATCAAAAAAACTACTGTCTGTTTTAAAATTTTCAGCGCTGAAGTTTTTTGAAGGTTTTAGTTTCTCAATAATTTTTCTTTCATCTTTCGATAAAACTTCAGGAATGTAAACATTTATTGAGACTAATAAATCTCCTCTTCCGTAGCCATTCACTTCAGGAACACCTTTCCCTCGCAAACGTAATACTTTCCCGGGCTGAGTTCCAGGTTCAATTTTAATTTTTACTTTACCTTCTACAGTAGGAATTTCTACAGGGATTCCAAGTATTGCATCGGGGATACTAATATTCAAATTGTACAAAAGGTCGTTTTCATCTCGTACCAAATGCGGATGTTTTTCTTCTTCGATGAGAACCAAAAGGTCGCCATTAACTCCTCCTCTACGTGCAGCATTGCCTTTTCCGCTTACCGAAAGTTGCATTCCTTGAGCAACTCCAGCAGGTATTTTGATACTAATAATCTCGTCATCTTTCACAATTCCTTCGCCATAACAAACATTACATTTGTTTTTCAGTGTTGAACCCTCGCCTCCGCAATGCGGACAAGTAGATGCCGTTTGCATTTGCCCTAAAATTGTATTTGTTATTTTCGAAACTTGTCCTGTACCATGGCAAGTTGTACAAGTTATTCTTCCAGAGCCGGCTTTGCCTCCACTTCCGTTACAAGATTGGCAAGCAACATACATTTTCACCTTTATCTTTTTTTCAACTCCTTCAACAATTTCTTTTAAGTTTAGTTTTACTTTCACTCTCAAATTTGAGCCCTTGCTTACACGTCTGCCACTACGACTACTTCCAAAACCACTAAAACCGCCTCCGAAACCACCGCCAAAAATGTCACCAAAATGAGAAAAGATATCTTCCATATTCATTCCGCCGCCACCAAATCCGGCACCGCCTTTCATTCCGGCATGACCGAATTGGTCATATCTGCTTTTTTTGTTTTCGTCGCTTAAAACTTCGTAAGCTTCAGCAGCTTCTTTAAACTTCTCCTCAGCAGCATTGTTATTAGGATTTTTATCAGGATGATATTTTATAGCTTGTTTTCTGTATGCTTTTTTTATCTCATCTTTAGAAGCATTTTTCGACACTTCTAATATTTCGTAATAATCTCTTTTCGACATATTTGTAGTTTTTTGGTTTTAAGGCTTTTATGCAAATGATTTTTTGTTCAATGGATTGATTTTAATGATATTTCAAATTTGCTCATTGCTTAGTCGCCAATAACTACTTTTGCAAATCGTATCACTTTGTCATTCAAATAATACCCTTTTTCTATTACATCAATAACTTTCCCTTTTTGCTTTTTCTTTGGAGCTGGAATTTTTGTTATTGCTTCGTGTAAATCTGTATCGAATTCTTTATCAATAGCATCAATTTCTTTAATCCCATTTTGCTTTAGAAAGTCTTTGAACTTATTATATATTAAGTCGTTACCAGTTTTTATTGCTGTCACATCTTTAGCTCCTTTGCTTGCAGTGA is part of the Bacteroidota bacterium genome and encodes:
- a CDS encoding class I SAM-dependent rRNA methyltransferase; translation: MEYCKIILKSGKDQSVKRLHPWIFSGAIKKMLGTPAEGEIVEVLDNKNSFLCYGHYQIGTITVRIISFEKRVIDKSFWHDKILKAINYRKKIGFLSGGNTNVFRMINAEGDNLSGLIIDYYNGTAVVQAHSIGMFTILNTISEILKDILQENLLAVYNKSKSSLPYKADIKQDDALIFGSPNTNEVLENGNKYFIDWAEGQKTGFFIDQRENRKLLEFYAKEKSVLNMFCYTGGFSVAALQNGAELVHSVDSSKKAIELTDKNIELNFPDAKNHKSYCEDAFKFLENIQDKYDVIVLDPPAFAKHQKALHNALQGYKRLNQKAIEQIKPGGIIFTFSCSQAVSKENFRKSVFVAAANAGRSVKILHQLSQPVDHPINIFHPEGEYLKGIVLYVE
- the gmk gene encoding guanylate kinase yields the protein MKGKLIIFSGPSGSGKTSIVKFLLSKNLNLSFSVSACSREKRKNEVHGKDYLFISVNDFKQKINNKEFLEWEEVYENNFYGTLKSEVEKNLDTGKNVIFDIDVIGGLNIKKIYTNSALTIFVKPPNIDELKKRLISRSTESEEKLNKRISKAKYEISFADKFDKLIINDKLNEAEEEAFEIVNQYLF
- a CDS encoding nicotinate-nucleotide adenylyltransferase, with the translated sequence MKVGLYFGSFNPIHIGHLAIANYMVEFSDIDQLWFVISPQNPFKKKSSLLADYHRLELVNLAIGDSNMLKSSNIEFKLSQPSYTIDTLVFLKEKYPVKNFVLIMGSDGISTFHKWKNYTEILKHHQIYVYPRPNCDNSKAAEYGMKIIDAPQIEISSSFIRNSIKNGKDVRYFMPTKVSEYITEMHFFSS
- a CDS encoding PhoH family protein; amino-acid sequence: MIEKIIYLKEVDPLLLLGVNNSRLERMKIFFPKLKIIARGEELKLFGDENEINNFEKKIKIIINHYCNNSNLTNSEFERILTENIDEIEVRQNSDNEVLLFGNNGKLIRAATKNQKLLVEQEQKNDMIFAIGPAGTGKTYTSIALAVRALRSRWVKRIILSRPAVEAGENLGFLPGDMKEKIDPYLQPLYDALRDMIPSRKLRDMIEDEVIQIAPLAYMRGRTLNNAFVILDEAQNTTENQIKMFLTRMGSNSKFVINGDITQIDLPKKQQSGLIKALKILKAIKGISIIHFNEKDNMRHPLVKDIVEAYHKDN
- the mazG gene encoding nucleoside triphosphate pyrophosphohydrolase, translating into MNKNLQAFDRLLQIMDDLRAKCPWDKTQTLESLRTLTIEETYELADAIISNNMTDIKKELGDLMLHIVFYAKIGSETKDFDISDVINSLCDKLIFRHPHVYGNTAVADAEEVKANWEKLKLLEKGEVKNTVLSGVPKSLPALVKANRIQDKVRGVGFDWEEKEQIWEKVEEEFNELKQEILDQNQDNIESEFGDLFFSLINAARLYNINPENALERTNRKFIKRFNYLEKQTLTKGISLHDMTLEQMNKIWDDAKKYD
- a CDS encoding response regulator, which gives rise to MNETRTNNGTILIVDDISTNIQLMTTVLERENFDVISTTNSEEAIEITKNNDIDLILLDIVMPNINGFQLCKNIKSHEASSDIPIIFISVLPFPENIVKGFEFGGVDYIIKPYNKQEFVFRIKTHVKHKQEIARLKQEIAKLKNPSANK
- a CDS encoding helix-turn-helix domain-containing protein, which encodes MSDYTLSIWLFLIAIQLSSNFLGLKIEKLKYPELLLLRTIPFTYGPFLYVYAKLLISEKPKFNNKSLLHLIPFFVFLIFFFSIIKQKNIINNVIESFQGGSFSAIHFSYAIAIIISIIIYVFLTMKLLRKHRKNILNHFSIKSEKTNLNWLRTIANCFGLAYFLAILVRFSNFYFDVNNPIFSPEFFPVIGLTFFAYALSFFGFNQPSIFVNKRYELLQEIKLRRMANAEKAQKRETKYEKSGLKEVDAKKYLSMIEKYMEEKKPYLDGNFTIENMARDLDIQKYYLTQIINEKLNKNFYTFVNEFRVNEVKRMLLDKNTGNFTLLGIAYDCGFNSKSAFNSIFKKITNETPSQFKKRNLPS
- the dnaJ gene encoding molecular chaperone DnaJ, which produces MSKRDYYEILEVSKNASKDEIKKAYRKQAIKYHPDKNPNNNAAEEKFKEAAEAYEVLSDENKKSRYDQFGHAGMKGGAGFGGGGMNMEDIFSHFGDIFGGGFGGGFSGFGSSRSGRRVSKGSNLRVKVKLNLKEIVEGVEKKIKVKMYVACQSCNGSGGKAGSGRITCTTCHGTGQVSKITNTILGQMQTASTCPHCGGEGSTLKNKCNVCYGEGIVKDDEIISIKIPAGVAQGMQLSVSGKGNAARRGGVNGDLLVLIEEEKHPHLVRDENDLLYNLNISIPDAILGIPVEIPTVEGKVKIKIEPGTQPGKVLRLRGKGVPEVNGYGRGDLLVSINVYIPEVLSKDERKIIEKLKPSKNFSAENFKTDSSFFDNFKGFFN